Proteins from a genomic interval of Plasmodium reichenowi strain SY57 chromosome 13, whole genome shotgun sequence:
- a CDS encoding MSP7-like protein → MKGTRHITVFIFSAFLFLLNYATTSQSVNYDNEKKQINNLKEKLENISSDIPEDLKNHLKDNLNFFNNSLEEAQKSLLGQPNNSTSTQGSENNTSDGSTNNNLQKPNDPIQLNEQECQSIKKFIKDLLSASTNDEHVNTPFSTTFKNALEKDEFRDSLTKLTEALCGHTKDNHNNLRGTSQNDSDYLHSVYDKALSHLDTLQ, encoded by the coding sequence atGAAAGGAACAAGACATATTACagtatttattttttctgcatttttattcttacTAAATTATGCGACAACTAGTCAATCGGttaattatgataatgaaaaaaaacaaataaataatttaaaagaaaaactagaaaatataagtaGTGATATTCCAGAAGATCTTAAAAATCACTTAAaagataatttaaatttttttaataattccCTTGAAGAAGCACAAAAGAGTTTATTAGGACAACCAAATAATTCTACATCAACACAAGGTAGTGAAAATAATACTTCAGATGGCAGtactaataataatttacaaaaaCCAAATGATCCAATACAATTAAATGAACAAGAATGTCAGTCAAtcaaaaaatttataaaagatCTTTTGAGTGCTTCTACAAATGATGAACATGTTAATACTCCTTTCTCTACAACTTTTAAAAATGCATTAGAAAAAGATGAATTCCGTGATAGCCTCACGAAATTAACAGAAGCACTATGTGGACATACAAAagataatcataataatttaagaGGAACTAGCCAAAATGATTCAGACTATTTACATTCAGTATATGATAAGGCCCTTTCTCATTTAGATACCTTACAATAA
- a CDS encoding MSP7-like protein: MKGQTIYFVFVFLYFLKCVWCNSKNNNKRTSYNKKKEDLKNFDNIVLDDFYSAFDSQDNYESKLKKNEDDIIGQGIFSLISKKNQEKEKSLKGESEDTNLKVTEVQGSQVDQAAESLEKSPEDKHKDKEIPTLASPQNRNPTTYTSNLSTPPLKRMDEVFDDVLKHLNKEDKVVTDGNKNKYNEFKKEFDIFTMNVSEYEIMKNLLITFSKKIDENNQIQTKIENIFNKALTDNKYKEQFKNFIYGLYSFTKRHNFLRVNKTYDTTLHKDIFENALNLINTI, translated from the coding sequence atgaaGGGACAAACAATTTATTTcgtttttgttttcttatattttctcAAATGTGTGTGGTGCAATTcaaagaataataataagcGAACAAgttataataagaaaaaagaagacCTAAAAAATTTCGATAATATTGTTCTTGATGATTTTTATTCAGCATTTGATTCCCAAGATAATTATGAAagtaaattaaaaaaaaatgaggATGATATTATTGGACAAGGTATCTTTTCTCTTATAAGTAAAAAGAATcaagaaaaggaaaagtCATTAAAAGGGGAATCAGAAGATACAAATCTTAAAGTAACCGAAGTCCAAGGTTCTCAAGTTGATCAAGCGGCTGAATCATTGGAAAAATCACCAGAAGATAAACataaagataaagaaataCCAACTTTAGCTTCACCACAAAATAGAAATCCTACTACTTATACATCAAATTTAAGTACACCACCTCTTAAACGCATGGATGAAGTTTTTGATGATGTTCTTaaacatttaaataaagaagataAAGTTGTCACTGATGggaataaaaataaatataatgaatttaaaaaagagTTTGATATCTTTACTATGAATGTAAGTGAATATgaaataatgaaaaacCTTCTTATTACATTCTCAAAGAAAattgatgaaaataatcaaattcaaacaaaaatagaaaatatatttaataaagcTTTAACggataataaatataaagaacAATTTAAAAACTTTATCTACGGATTATATAGCTTTACAAAAAGACATAATTTTCTAAGGGTTAATAAAACTTATGACACAACACTTCATAAGgatatatttgaaaatgctcttaatttaataaatactATTTAg
- a CDS encoding MSP7-like protein, translated as MKRQIILFASLFIFSLNLTLSYEKSNNRLGYYNEENADNKEKNKITSMFNDIKVDIQNDVEENLDNGKNVLEDEHLVIGQEGQINNEGSHTENESQRSAGSRATGASVANRESELPRATELREGETTVQPGTQLGESGTIETLQSQESRGPQGTSGLQGERVPGALSSVSQTSNPDVSSRSEQPQTVPESSRPEGTSTQSQPRRSTESDASADNKNGSQTNVRTFSNSSNSITSPQTEQPSNNENNTVSTTSEVKYLDLLYDDLLTNSEGKHQVDFGENHKKYNIFRKHYDDFVINQKEYDIIKKLLNSIFRDNNENEKMKKLVSVFQKALTDKKFHDQFKNFIHGIYGFAKRHSYLRNEKIQNDSEYKEFFENAVDLLNTL; from the coding sequence atgaaaagacaaattatattgtttgcttctttatttatattttctctTAATTTAACGTTGTCATATGaaaaatcaaataataGATTAggatattataatgaagaaaatgcAGACAATAAGGAGAAGAATAAAATTACTTCGATGTTTAACGATATTAAGGTAGATATACAAAACGATGTGGAAGAAAATTTAGATAATGGAAAAAATGTGTTAGAAGATGAACATTTGGTTATAGGGCAAGAAGGACAAATCAACAATGAGGGTTCTCATACAGAAAATGAATCTCAAAGATCCGCTGGATCAAGAGCTACAGGTGCTAGCGTTGCAAATCGTGAATCGGAATTACCAAGAGCTACAGAACTTCGTGAAGGTGAAACAACAGTACAACCAGGAACACAATTAGGAGAATCAGGAACAATAGAAACTTTACAGTCACAAGAATCACGAGGACCACAGGGAACATCAGGATTACAAGGAGAAAGGGTACCAGGTGCCTTATCAAGTGTATCACAAACGTCTAATCCCGATGTATCATCAAGATCTGAACAACCACAAACGGTGCCAGAATCATCAAGACCAGAAGGAACATCAACCCAATCACAACCAAGAAGATCGACAGAATCCGATGCATCTGcagataataaaaatggtTCCCAAACTAATGTTAGGACATTTTCAAATTCTAGTAATAGTATCACATCTCCTCAAACGGAACAACCTagtaataatgaaaataatacaGTAAGTACAACCTCAGAAGTGAAATATTTAGATCTCCTTTATGATGATCTTCTTACAAATAGCGAAGGAAAACATCAAGTTGATTTTGGAGAAAAtcacaaaaaatataatatttttagaAAGCATTATGATGATTTTGTCATTAATCAAAAAGAGTATGATATAATTAAGAAACTTCTTAATTCTATTTTTAgagataataatgaaaatgaaaaaatgaaaaagtTAGTCAGCGTTTTTCAAAAAGCATTAACTGACAAGAAATTTCATGATCAATTTAAAAACTTTATCCATGGTATTTATGGATTTGCAAAACGTCATAGTTATTtaagaaatgaaaaaatacaaaacGATAGTGAATATAAAGAATTCTTTGAAAATGCAGTGgatttattaaatacaCTTTGA